One Lentisphaerota bacterium genomic region harbors:
- a CDS encoding type II toxin-antitoxin system mRNA interferase toxin, RelE/StbE family, protein MTSYTIRFTRVAARDVVKLPPRLKDKLKIVLRQQVAPNPHCGKRLVGDLAGFFSLRISYKDRLVYSIDEERRTVYVHRARTHYGE, encoded by the coding sequence GTGACATCCTACACGATCCGTTTCACCCGGGTGGCGGCCAGGGACGTGGTCAAGTTGCCACCTCGCCTTAAGGACAAACTCAAGATCGTCCTGCGGCAACAGGTGGCGCCCAATCCTCATTGCGGTAAAAGACTGGTCGGCGACCTGGCCGGTTTCTTTTCTTTACGCATTTCCTATAAGGACCGACTGGTCTACTCCATTGACGAGGAGCGTCGGACCGTTTATGTCCATCGCGCACGGACTCATTATGGAGAGTGA
- the secD gene encoding protein translocase subunit SecD, with protein sequence MDMHSKHAVWKWLLLAIITVFSVYVVMPPEKKIRLGLDLQGGVSFTVQIDEEKLRANYAATDTTLDAEALESKVRSAMENADERVLEVLRNRIDGLGTSEPLIMAGADHRILIQIPGTNEWEFAAAEQSIKSAAFLKFRLVHKNSQKLVDALFAEGRKPRGHEIVTVDGRSYYQRTEAFRTVVKDPGYARELSTFRTPDPLYEFMLEETRLKNGQTLYAPHFVLRKVEMTGDRISRADINRDPVTGQMHVGLSFSSLGKTEFARLTARYAPNGPGNLDSPVGRQLAIVLDDTLYSAPVINEPIPTGRASISGSFTARDAAILRNTLNAGALPAPVKIIEKRMVGPTLGSDAINRGVNAALIGTLAVCLFMLLYYMYCGLIANVALLANVVLLPAGMIIAGGLLSVFVRDAGISNSMIQLPVLTLPGIAGIVLSIGMSVDANVLIYERIREEFRIGKSARAAVAAGYDRAFLSILDSNLTTLLTAIILFIFGSGPIRGFAVTLSAGLIISMYTALVLTRMAFDATVPENRVKPYRMLKLIGATSYDFLAKRKPAMLASLAVIVITWGLFAGRVARDKNAVLGVDFTGGASVTLSYVDKADLGELRRVLNDAGISDAAVQYQKSLESGEGVLEVKSSFEAIAGVPMVTRVQVALDEAMPDKHFKVIGDELIGPAVGKDLRNDAIKAIIIALIGMIIYITVRFQFGFALGAIVALAHDVLVTFGIFTLLGRQVNLTTVAALLTIVGYSINDTIVIFDRIREDMRLDQRASFIELVNRAMNQTLSRTLLTTFTTLLAVGSLLIFGGGSIRDFALTMIIGMVAGTYSTLFIATPVMVAWYKGRRPGFAADGKQA encoded by the coding sequence ATGGACATGCACAGCAAACATGCGGTTTGGAAGTGGTTGCTTCTGGCGATCATCACAGTCTTTTCGGTCTATGTGGTCATGCCGCCCGAGAAGAAGATCCGTCTCGGCCTCGACCTGCAAGGGGGCGTGAGCTTCACCGTGCAGATCGACGAGGAGAAGCTTCGCGCGAATTACGCGGCGACCGATACCACACTCGACGCCGAGGCGCTCGAAAGCAAGGTGCGCAGTGCCATGGAGAACGCCGATGAGCGGGTCCTTGAGGTGTTGCGCAACCGCATTGACGGATTGGGCACCTCCGAGCCGCTGATCATGGCGGGCGCGGATCACCGAATCCTGATCCAGATTCCCGGCACCAACGAATGGGAGTTTGCCGCTGCCGAGCAAAGCATCAAGAGCGCGGCGTTCCTCAAGTTCCGGCTGGTTCACAAGAACAGCCAGAAGCTCGTCGACGCTTTGTTCGCCGAAGGCCGTAAACCCCGCGGCCATGAAATCGTGACGGTGGACGGACGCAGCTATTACCAGCGGACCGAAGCCTTCCGAACCGTGGTCAAGGACCCCGGTTATGCGCGTGAATTGTCCACGTTCCGCACCCCCGATCCGCTCTATGAGTTCATGCTGGAAGAGACGCGGTTAAAGAACGGTCAGACGCTGTACGCGCCGCACTTCGTGCTCCGCAAGGTCGAGATGACGGGCGACAGAATCTCGCGCGCCGATATCAACCGCGATCCCGTGACCGGCCAGATGCACGTGGGCCTCTCGTTCTCGAGCCTCGGCAAGACCGAGTTCGCCCGGCTCACCGCCCGCTACGCGCCCAATGGCCCCGGCAATCTGGACAGCCCCGTCGGCCGACAGCTCGCCATCGTCCTCGACGACACCCTCTATTCGGCGCCGGTCATCAACGAGCCGATCCCCACCGGCCGCGCATCCATCAGCGGCAGCTTCACCGCCCGCGACGCCGCGATCCTGCGCAACACCCTCAACGCTGGCGCCCTGCCCGCTCCGGTCAAGATCATCGAAAAGCGGATGGTGGGCCCGACACTGGGTTCTGACGCGATCAACAGGGGCGTGAACGCAGCCCTCATCGGCACGCTGGCCGTCTGCCTCTTCATGTTACTCTACTACATGTACTGCGGGTTGATCGCCAATGTTGCCCTGCTGGCCAACGTGGTGTTGTTGCCCGCCGGCATGATCATCGCCGGCGGCCTGCTCAGCGTCTTCGTGCGCGATGCCGGCATTTCCAACAGCATGATCCAGCTTCCGGTGCTCACCCTGCCCGGTATCGCCGGCATTGTCCTCTCGATCGGCATGTCGGTGGACGCGAACGTGCTGATCTATGAGCGGATCCGGGAGGAATTCCGTATCGGCAAGTCGGCGCGCGCCGCAGTGGCGGCCGGTTACGACCGCGCCTTTCTGTCGATTCTGGATTCCAACCTCACGACCCTGCTCACGGCCATCATCCTCTTCATCTTCGGCTCGGGGCCCATTCGCGGCTTTGCCGTGACCCTCTCGGCCGGCCTGATCATCAGCATGTACACCGCGCTCGTGCTCACCCGCATGGCGTTTGACGCCACGGTTCCCGAGAACCGCGTCAAGCCGTACCGCATGTTGAAGCTGATCGGGGCGACGTCCTACGATTTCCTTGCCAAGCGGAAACCCGCCATGCTGGCGTCGCTGGCCGTGATTGTCATCACGTGGGGTCTGTTCGCCGGGCGTGTCGCGCGTGACAAGAACGCCGTGCTCGGCGTCGACTTCACGGGCGGCGCCTCGGTCACGCTCTCGTACGTTGACAAGGCCGATCTGGGCGAGCTGCGCCGGGTGCTGAACGACGCCGGAATCAGTGATGCCGCAGTCCAGTATCAGAAGTCCCTGGAGAGCGGAGAAGGGGTTCTGGAAGTCAAGTCCAGCTTCGAAGCGATCGCCGGTGTCCCCATGGTCACGCGGGTGCAGGTCGCCTTGGACGAGGCGATGCCCGACAAGCACTTCAAGGTGATCGGCGACGAGCTCATCGGCCCGGCCGTCGGCAAGGACCTGCGCAACGATGCGATCAAGGCGATCATTATCGCGTTGATCGGGATGATCATCTATATCACCGTTCGCTTCCAGTTCGGGTTTGCGCTTGGCGCCATCGTGGCGCTGGCCCACGACGTGCTGGTGACCTTCGGCATCTTCACCCTGCTCGGGCGGCAGGTGAACCTGACCACCGTCGCGGCGCTTCTGACGATCGTGGGTTACTCGATCAACGACACCATCGTGATCTTTGATCGTATTCGCGAGGACATGCGCCTCGACCAGCGCGCCAGCTTCATCGAACTCGTCAACCGAGCGATGAACCAGACGCTCAGCCGCACCCTGCTTACCACGTTCACGACGTTGCTGGCGGTGGGCTCGCTGCTGATCTTCGGTGGCGGCTCGATCCGCGACTTCGCCCTGACGATGATCATCGGCATGGTCGCCGGTACCTACTCGACGCTCTTTATCGCCACCCCGGTGATGGTCGCCTGGTACAAGGGCCGCCGCCCCGGCTTCGCCGCCGACGGCAAGCAGGCGTAA
- a CDS encoding type II toxin-antitoxin system Phd/YefM family antitoxin, with protein MTTLTATDARRGFFDVVKGAMDKHQVFRIHHRRGAVVLMAENDYESLLETMELLSMPGFRKSLKLSVDQMRRGDTLSCEEVFGEDA; from the coding sequence GTGACAACCCTGACAGCAACCGATGCGCGACGCGGTTTCTTCGACGTGGTCAAAGGAGCCATGGACAAACATCAAGTGTTCCGCATCCATCACCGCCGTGGCGCTGTTGTTTTAATGGCGGAGAACGACTATGAGAGCCTTTTGGAGACTATGGAGTTGTTGTCCATGCCTGGGTTCAGGAAAAGTCTGAAACTTTCCGTCGACCAGATGCGCCGGGGCGACACCTTGTCATGTGAGGAGGTCTTCGGAGAAGACGCGTGA
- a CDS encoding DUF255 domain-containing protein has translation MRPGAPESGWQGRRCRIYFTHHYDPSHPLGGIMNVRIACLAFLFAGSVFAAEKPALEGALPGRWTMDYDAAKQVAAEKKLPVLLNFTGSDWCGWCKLMDREVFSKSTWIAYATNTLMLVWIDFPQDDALVPEKYVSRNAALDLAFGVEGKLPTYILLDDDGQTELGRLAAAPEITADAFITQVNALLQSRASVIDGQLTSLPPETAQEYRDTAKALAAAKKELAALQLDFKSKSAALDGQIAKQEKRLADIRLDIHLAKLPKADVAVYRAKQARFHAVEEELNAWLKTRPKKDAANTRKFTAWRDEMTRLDGEMKAMLANR, from the coding sequence ATGCGCCCGGGCGCCCCTGAATCCGGTTGGCAAGGCCGTCGATGCCGGATATACTTTACCCATCACTACGACCCGTCACACCCCCTGGGAGGTATCATGAACGTTCGCATAGCCTGTCTCGCGTTCCTGTTCGCCGGTTCGGTTTTCGCGGCGGAGAAACCCGCCCTGGAGGGCGCCCTGCCGGGGCGCTGGACGATGGATTACGACGCCGCCAAGCAGGTGGCGGCTGAGAAGAAACTCCCCGTGCTGCTCAACTTCACCGGCTCGGACTGGTGCGGCTGGTGCAAGCTCATGGACAGGGAGGTGTTCTCAAAATCAACCTGGATCGCCTATGCCACGAACACCCTCATGCTCGTCTGGATTGATTTTCCCCAGGATGACGCGCTCGTCCCCGAGAAGTACGTCTCGCGCAATGCGGCGCTGGATCTGGCGTTTGGGGTTGAAGGCAAGCTCCCCACCTACATCCTGCTGGACGATGACGGCCAGACCGAACTCGGCCGGCTGGCGGCGGCTCCCGAGATCACGGCGGACGCGTTCATCACCCAGGTCAACGCCCTCCTGCAGTCGCGGGCGTCGGTGATTGACGGCCAGCTCACATCGCTCCCGCCGGAGACCGCCCAGGAATACCGCGACACGGCGAAGGCCCTCGCCGCCGCGAAGAAGGAATTGGCGGCATTGCAACTGGATTTCAAGAGCAAGAGCGCCGCGTTGGACGGACAGATCGCGAAGCAGGAGAAGCGGCTGGCCGATATCCGGCTCGACATCCACCTCGCCAAGCTCCCGAAGGCCGACGTCGCGGTCTATCGCGCGAAGCAGGCGCGTTTCCATGCGGTGGAGGAGGAACTGAACGCGTGGCTGAAAACCCGGCCCAAAAAAGATGCGGCGAACACCCGGAAGTTCACCGCCTGGCGCGATGAGATGACCCGGCTGGATGGCGAGATGAAGGCGATGTTGGCAAATAGATGA